A single region of the Stigmatopora argus isolate UIUO_Sarg chromosome 6, RoL_Sarg_1.0, whole genome shotgun sequence genome encodes:
- the chd5 gene encoding chromodomain-helicase-DNA-binding protein 5 isoform X8 codes for MPGSLSNEDEARDDMDFDDEMPDEEHVRTALPLASIGSFFSDDDDSLKQQKKKKSKKMKEEKVAKVKKRKKEGGIQMSLDSDQDRGSEVDEEAGRPERGSGSESSVFGPTKKKKKKPREKKERKPKKKKRDEEDDDDDEDDGSMKEPKSSSQLMQEWGLEDVQYGFSEDDYKTITNYKAFSQFLRPLIAKKNPKIPMSKMMTVLGAKWREFSANNPFKGASATAVAAAVAAAVETVTVAPPACVGPLGAQLGPVKKAKTKEGKGPGARKRSKSAKDGKKKVKPKKTKSKSGQSGKKKKASSSEEDFLDESDFDDVGLLGASVLCDPSGAPVAPKKKARRGHKKRKSRWADDELGKWRRSKTNHVPEEDGDGYETDHQDYCEVCQQGGEIILCDTCPRAYHLVCLEPELEKAPEGKWSCPHCEKEGIQWEAKDEEDEDEEEAAGEEEDDHMEFCRVCKDGGELLCCDTCPSSYHIHCLNPPLPEIPNGEWLCPRCMCPPLKGKVQKIMHWMWGEAPLPAEPPPGVDGQPPVDPLSKPPLKGHPEREFLVKWAGLSYWHCSWVSELQLELYHTVMYRNYQRKNDMDEPPPYDYGSGEEELNSDKRKSKDPQYAAMEERFYRYGIKPEWMVIHRVLNHSFDKDGDVHYLIKWRDLPYDQCTWEVDDFDLPEYNNHKVAYWDHREQILGEDQRPPAASKGSQRNDEHPKREIPPDAPIIDPTIKFEHQPWYINATGGTLHPYQLEGLNWLRFSWAQGTDTILADEMGLGKTVQTIVFLYSLYKEGHSKGPFLVSAPLSTIINWEREFEMWAPDFYVLTYTGDKDSRAIIRENEFTYEDSAVKLGRKAFRMKKDTPIKFHVLLTSYELITIDQAILGSIGWACLVVDEAHRLKNNQSKFFRILNGYKIYYKLLLTGTPLQNNLEELFHLLNFLTPDRFNNLEGFLEEFADISKEDQIKKLHDLLGPHMLRRLKADVFKNMPAKTELIVRVELSPMQKKYYKFILTRNFEALNSKGGGNQVSLLNIMMDLKKCCNHPYLFPVAAMEAPVLPNGSYDGSQLVKSSGKLTLLQKMLKKLKDQGHRVLIFSQMTKMLDLLEDFLEFEGYKYERIDGGITGGLRQEAIDRFNAPGAQQFCFLLSTRAGGLGINLASADTVVIYDSDWNPHNDIQAFSRAHRIGQNRKVMIYRFVTRGSVEERITQVAKRKMMLTHLVVRPGLGSKTGSMSKQELDDILKFGTEELFKDEMEAARNMGGDAKDGEEGNVIHYDDDAISKLLDRSQDATEDTEIQNMNEYLSSFKVAQYVVKEEDGEEEVEREIIKQEENVDPDYWEKLLRHHYEQQQEDLARNLGKGKRIRKQVNYNDTTQEDQEWQDDVSDNQSEYSAGSEDEDEDFEERPEGGRRHSRRHLRNDKDKPLPPLLARVGGSIEVLGFNARQRKAFLNAIMRWGMPPQDAFTSHWIVRDLRGKSEREFRAYVSLFMRHLCEPGADGAETFADGVPREGLSRQHVLTRIGVMSLVRKKVQEFEHVNGKLSSPDLIPIGMELKKLTESVSSDPNTPLQASPLATRPGTPNPLERTEGPVEDRDVAEPDGKKPSEQDAVKNRQAEATNPRGDEEETRRREEKEGGDGEEAKAAACEEKPGGDDEGDKQEERASGPDSPKNQKQPEKISEGRDADEKAGKPADIKSEDAVAVAAVPDTRLNGDQDPPEDVEEPKKEEKIGFKTKFMFNIADGGFTELHTLWQTEERAALSSGKMAEIWHRRHDYWLLAGIVTHGYARWQDIQNDPRYAILNEPFKTEMHKGNYLEMKNKFLARRFKLLEQALVIEEQLRRAAYLNMSQDPGHPAMALNTRFTEVECLAESHQHLSKESLGGNKPANAVLHKVLNQLEELLSDMKADVTRLPNMLSRIPPVSARLQMSERSILSRLTSRGGEPPPQQAFSQGFACSQMYGSTFGGAFRGAGGQPMVNYSQMPLGPYVSVSNGPPSSHLDKKTFESLRDAATPDLKSSKASDVICIED; via the exons ATGCCCGGGTCGCTGAGCAATGAAGACGAGGCGCGGGACGACATGGATTTTGACGACGAGATGCCAG ACGAGGAGCACGTGCGAACGGCGCTGCCCCTGGCGTCCATCGGCAGCTTCTTCTCGGACGATGACGACTCCCTCAagcagcagaagaagaagaagagcaagAAAATGAAGGAGGAGAAGGTCGCCAAAGTCAAGAAGCGGAAAAAGGAG GGAGGCATCCAAATGAGCTTGGATAGCGACCAGGACCGAGGGTCCGAAGTGGACGAGGAGGCGGGGCGTCCCGAGCGGGGTTCCGGCAGCGAGAGCAGCGTTTTCGGGCccaccaagaagaagaagaagaagcccagggagaaaaaagagaggaagcccaagaagaaaaaacgagacgaggaggacgacgacgatgacgaagATGACGGGAGCATGAAG GAGCCCAAGTCCTCCAGCCAGTTGATGCAGGAATGGGGCCTGGAGGACGTCCAGTACGGCTTCTCCGAGGACGACTACAAGACCATCACCAACTACAAAGCGTTCAGCCAGTTCCTCAG GCCTCTCATCGCCAAGAAGAACCCCAAGATCCCCATGTCCAAGATGATGACGGTCTTGGGGGCCAAGTGGCGCGAGTTCAGCGCCAACAACCCCTTCAAGGGTGCGTCGGCCACGGCCGTGgcggccgccgtcgccgccgccgtggaAACGGTGACGGTGGCGCCCCCCGCCTGCGTGGGACCACTGGGCGCTCAGCTCGGGCCCGTCAAAAAAGCCAAAACCAAAGAGGGAAAAG GGCCCGGCGCTCGAAAACGAAGCAAAAGCGCGAAAGACGGCAAGAAGAAGGTCAAGCCCAAGAAGACCAAATCCAAGTCGGGCCAAAGcgggaagaaaaagaaagcatCCTCG AGCGAGGAAGACTTCCTGGACGAGTCGGACTTTGACGACGTGGGCCTCCTCGGCGCCTCGGTGCTTTGCGACCCCTCCGGCGCCCCCGTCGCCCCCAAGAAAAAGGCCAGACGCGGGCACAAAAAGAGGAAAAGTAGGTGGGCCGACGACGAGCTGGGAAAGTGGCGGCGTTCTAAAACGAACCACGTTCCAGAGGAGGACGGCGACGGCTACGAGACGGACCACCAGGACTACTGCGAGGTGTGCCAGCAGGGCGGCGAGATCATCCTGTGCGATACATGTCCACGGGCGTACCACTTGGTGTGCCTGGAACCCGAGCTGGAGAAGGCCCCTGAGGGGAAATGGAGCTGTCCACACTGT GAGAAGGAGGGCATCCAATGGGAAGCCAAAGACGAAGAAGATGAGGACGAAGAGGAAGCGGCGGGCGAGGAAGAGGATGACCACATGGAGTTTTGCCGAGTGTGCAAGGACGGCGGCGAATTGCTGTGTTGCGACACTTGCCCGTCTTCTTACCACATCCACTGCCTCAACCCGCCATTGCCCGAGATACCCAACGGCGAATGGTTATGTCCACGTTGCATG tgccCACCCTTAAAGGGCAAAGTGCAAAAAATCATGCACTGGATGTGGGGTGAGGCCCCCCTGCCGGCCGAGCCGCCCCCAGGCGTGGACGGACAGCCCCCCGTGGACCCCCTGAGCAAACCGCCCCTCAAGGGCCACCCTGAGAGGGAGTTCTtggtcaagtgggccggacttTCCTACTGGCATTGCTCCTGGGTTAGCGAGCTGCAG TTGGAACTGTACCACACGGTGATGTACCGCAACTACCAGCGTAAAAACGACATGGACGAGCCGCCGCCCTACGACTACGGTTCGGGGGAGGAGGAGCTTAACAGCGATAAGCGCAAAAGCAAAGACCCCCAGTACGCCGCCATGGAGGAGCGCTTCTACAGATACGGGATCAAACCCGAGTGGATGGTCATCCACCGTGTGCTTAACCACAG CTTTGACAAAGATGGCGACGTGCACTACCTGATCAAATGGAGGGACCTCCCTTACGACCAGTGCACTTGGGAAGTGGACGACTTTGACCTCCCAGAATACAACAACCACAAAGTAGCCTACTGGGATCACAG GGAGCAAATCTTAGGGGAGGACCAGCGCCCCCCGGCGGCGTCAAAAGGAAGTCAGCGAAATGACGAGCACCCAAAGAGGGAGATCCCGCCGGACGCCCCCATCATCGAC CCGACCATCAAGTTCGAGCACCAGCCGTGGTACATCAACGCCACGGGAGGGACGCTGCACCCGTACCAGCTGGAGGGTCTCAACTGGTTGCGCTTCTCCTGGGCTCAGGGAACCGACACCATCTTGGCCGACGAGATGGGCCTGGGCAAGACGGTGCAGACCATCGTCTTCCTGTACTCGCTCTACAAAGAG GGTCACTCCAAGGGTCCCTTCCTGGTGAGCGCGCCGCTGTCCACCATCATCAACTGGGAACGCGAGTTTGAAATGTGGGCCCCCGACTTCTACGTGCTGACGTACACGGGGGACAAGGACAGTCGTGCCATCATCCGGGAGAACGAGTTCACCTACGAGGACAGCGCCGTCAAGTTGGGACGCAAAGCCTTTCGCATGAAG AAAGACACGCCCATCAAGTTCCACGTTCTCCTGACGTCCTACGAGTTGATCACCATCGACCAAGCCATCTTGGGATCCATCGGGTGGGCTTGCCTGGTGGTGGACGAAGCCCATAGACTGAAGAACAACCAGTCCAAG TTTTTCAGGATTCTGAATGGCTATAAGATCTACTACAAGTTACTGTTGACCGGAACGCCGCTTCAGAACAACTTGGAGGAGCTCTTCCACCTGCTGAATTTTCTCACCCCGGACCGATTCAA TAACCTGGAGGGTTTCCTGGAGGAGTTTGCAGACATTTCCAAGGAAGACCAGATCAAGAAGCTCCACGACCTGCTGGGCCCGCACATGCTCCGGAGACTCAAGGCCGACGTCTTCAAAAACATGCCGGCCAAGACGGAACTCATCGTGCGGGTGGAACTCAGTCCCATGCAGAA GAAATACTACAAGTTCATCTTGACACGAAACTTTGAGGCTCTCAACTCCAAAGGGGGCGGCAACCAGGTCTCCCTGCTCAACATCATGATGGACCTGAAGAAGTGCTGCAACCACCCCTACCTTTTCCCCGTGGCCGCCATG GAGGCTCCCGTCTTACCCAACGGCTCGTACGATGGCAGCCAACTGGTCAAGTCGTCGGGAAAACTGACCCTGCTGCAGAAGATGCTGAAGAAGCTCAAGGACCAAGGTCACAGGGTTCTCATTTTTTCACAG ATGACGAAAATGTTGGATCTTCTAGAGGACTTTCTAGAGTTTGAGGGTTACAAATACGAGCGCATCGACGGCGGCATCACCGGAGGTCTGAGGCAAGAAGCCATCGACCGCTTCAATG CCCCGGGCGCTCAGCAGTTCTGCTTCCTGCTCTCAACCCGGGCCGGAGGTCTGGGAATCAACCTAGCCAGCGCCGACACCGTCGTCATCTACGACTCGGACTGGAATCCTCACAATGACATCCAA GCTTTTAGCCGAGCGCACCGCATCGGGCAGAACCGGAAGGTGATGATTTACCGCTTCGTGACGCGGGGATCGGTGGAGGAGAGGATTACCCAAGTGGCCAAGAGGAAGATGATGCTCACCCACTTGGTGGTCCGGCCCGGCCTGGGTTCCAAGACGGGGTCCATGTCCAAGCAGGAGCTGGACGACATCCTCAAGTTCGGGACGGAGGAGCTGTTCAAGGACGAGATGGAGGCCGCTCGCAACATGGGCG GCGACGCCAAAGACGGCGAGGAAGGCAACGTGATCCACTACGACGACGACGCCATCTCCAAACTGCTGGACCGTAGCCAAGACGCCACGGAAGACACGGAGATCCAGAACATGAACGAGTACCTCAGCTCCTTCAAGGTGGCCCAGTACGTGGTCAAGGAGGAGGACGGAGAG GAAGAAGTGGAGCGCGAGATCATCAAGCAGGAGGAGAACGTGGACCCGGACTATTGGGAGAAGCTTCTGCGACACCACTACGAGCAGCAGCAGGAGGATTTGGCGCGAAACCTGGGCAAGGGCAAGCGGATCCGCAAGCAAGTCAACTACAACGACACCACCCAGGAGGACCAAG AGTGGCAGGACGATGTTTCAGACAACCAGTCGGAGTACTCGGCGGGGTccgaggacgaggacgaagacTTCGAGGAGCGACCGGAAG GTGGGCGTCGACATTCGCGCCGCCATCTGAGGAACGACAAAGATAAGCCCTTGCCCCCCCTATTGGCCAGAGTTGGCGGCAGCATCGAG GTGCTCGGGTTCAACGCCCGGCAGAGGAAAGCCTTCCTGAATGCCATCATGCGCTGGGGCATGCCCCCCCAGGACGCCTTCACGTCCCACTGGATCGTGCGAGACCTCCGAGGGAAGAGCGAGCGCGAGTTCAG GGCCTACGTGTCGCTGTTCATGAGACATCTGTGCGAACCGGGCGCCGATGGAGCCGAGACGTTCGCCGACGGCGTGCCACGGGAGGGGCTGTCGCGCCAGCACGTGCTCACCAGAATCGGGGTCATGTCGCTGGTCAGGAAAAAG GTGCAAGAGTTCGAGCATGTGAATGGAAAGCTGAGCTCGCCGGACTTGATCCCCATCGGCATGGAGCTCAAGAAGCTGACCGAAAGCGTCTCGTCGGACCCCAACACCCCGCTGCAGGCCAGCCCGCTGGCCACGCGGCCCGGAACCCCAAACCCGCTCG AGAGGACCGAGGGTCCCGTGGAGGACCGAGACGTGGCCGAACCAGACGGCAAGAAGCCGTCGGAGCAGGACGCCGTTAAGAACCGACAGGCGGAAGCGACGAACCCGCGGGGAGACGAAGAGGAAACGCGCCGACGGGAGGAGAAGGAAGGGGGCGACGGCGAGGAGGCCAAGGCTGCGGCGTGCGAGGAGAAACCCGGAGGGGACGACGAGGGGGACAAACAGGAAGAGAGGGCGAGTGGGCCGGACTCGCCCAAAAACCAGAAGCAGCCCGAGAAGATCTCAGAAGGACGGGACGCCGATGAGAAGGCCGGCAAACCAG CTGATATTAAAAGCGAAGACGCTGTCGCCGTTGCCGCCGTCCCGGACACCCGACTAAATGGCGATCAAGACCCGCCGGAAGATGTGGAGGAGCCCAAAAAGGAGGAGAAGATCGGGTTCAAAACCAAGTTCATGTTCAACATTGCCGACGGCGGCTTCACAG AGTTACACACGCTTTGGCAGACGGAGGAACGAGCGGCGCTGTCGTCCGGCAAGATGGCGGAGATCTGGCACCGCCGCCACGACTACTGGCTTCTGGCGGGGATCGTCAC TCACGGCTACGCGCGTTGGCAGGACATTCAAAACGACCCGCGCTACGCCATCCTCAACGAGCCCTTCAAGACGGAGATGCACAAAGGCAACTATTTGGAGATGAAGAACAAGTTCCTGGCCAGACGCTTCAAG TTACTGGAGCAGGCGCTGGTCATCGAGGAGCAGCTCCGGCGCGCCGCCTACCTCAACATGAGTCAGGATCCCGGGCACCCTGCCATGGCGCTCAACACCCGCTTCACCGAGGTGGAGTGCCTGGCCGAGTCCCACCAGCACCTCTCCAAAGAGTCGCTGGGCGGCAACAAGCCCGCCAACGCCGTCCTGCATAAAG TGCTGAACCAATTGGAGGAACTCCTCAGCGACATGAAGGCCGACGTGACGCGGCTCCCCAACATGCTGTCGCGGATCCCGCCCGTGTCGGCCCGCCTGCAGATGTCCGAGCGCAGCATTTTGAGCCGACTCACCAGTCGGGGTGGCGAACCTCCGCCCCAGCAG GCTTTCAGCCAAGGGTTCGCCTGCTCCCAGATGTACGGAAGCACCTTTGGCGGTGCGTTCAGGGGTGCCGGGGGCCAGCCCATGGTCAATTACAGTCAGATGCCTCTGGGGCCGTACGTCAGTG TTTCCAACGGTCCCCCCAGCAGCCACCTGGACAAGAAGACCTTCGAGTCCCTGCGAGACGCGGCCACGCCAGACCTCAAGTCCTCAAAGGCCAGCGACGTGATCTGCATCGAGGACTGA